A portion of the Bacteroides faecium genome contains these proteins:
- a CDS encoding glycoside hydrolase family 3 N-terminal domain-containing protein — MKRNFLYIAAFCLLTLSSCGNRRTTTDNNSDRIIAHKVDSLLKKMTLEEKLGQMIIYPTKGNITGPTGSVDNIEELIKEGKCGNLFGALSASEAHRLQKLAMENTRMKIPLLLGCDVIHGYKTIFPVNLGISASWDLEEIERFARVSAEEASSVGLHWTFSPMCDISRDPRWGRVSEGSGEDPYLGGLIAAAMVRGYQGDNLSKDNTILSCAKHFIAYGAAQAGRDYHTVDISERELRDTYLPPFKAAIDAGAATVMSAFNEYDGVPCTANSFLMRDLLRKELGFKGFVVSDYTAVKELIAHGVADNDKEAACLGMNAGVNMCMVDNLYLFHGEKLVKEGAVSEETVNELCAEILTLKYKLGLFDNPYRYGSEEKEKNTLFNDSNLFAAKELAKKSMVLLQNKDNVLPVKEGKKIALIGPFANHKREMLGSWVLAPDPKRTVTFLEGLESRYGKQNIYFSPGCRIHEEIPDGFKDAISQAQKADVIFYTMGLSQKESGEASSMTSLKLPEVQMQLLERLKATGKPVVVLLVVARPVELKEVADKVSSLLLTWNPGTMAGTALGEVVSGDYNPSGKLTMTFPLVTGQVPLYYNMKNTGRPLGLKSISSEKYKSRYIDCPNEPLYPFGYGLSYATFEYSDIQPSSVIAEEGDKLQFSVTVTNTGKVDGEEVVQLYVRDMKGSVTRPVRELKGFNKILIKAGESRKVSFTLSPEELSFTRKDMTWGQEKGEYKLWIGGDSNASQEASFTIK, encoded by the coding sequence ATGAAACGAAACTTTTTGTACATAGCTGCTTTCTGCTTGCTTACACTATCGTCGTGCGGCAACCGGCGCACGACAACGGATAACAACTCTGACCGTATAATCGCCCATAAAGTAGATTCTCTCCTGAAAAAGATGACATTGGAAGAGAAATTGGGGCAAATGATAATCTATCCCACCAAAGGCAATATAACAGGTCCTACGGGCTCGGTAGACAACATCGAGGAACTGATAAAGGAAGGAAAATGCGGCAATCTGTTCGGTGCACTCAGTGCCTCGGAAGCCCATAGGCTGCAAAAGCTGGCGATGGAGAACACTCGCATGAAGATTCCTTTGTTATTGGGTTGCGATGTCATCCACGGATATAAGACTATCTTTCCCGTTAACCTGGGTATTTCGGCTTCATGGGACCTGGAAGAGATAGAGCGCTTCGCACGGGTATCTGCGGAAGAGGCTTCTTCCGTCGGGCTGCACTGGACGTTCTCTCCGATGTGCGACATCAGCCGTGACCCACGCTGGGGACGCGTGTCCGAAGGTTCCGGTGAAGACCCTTATCTTGGCGGACTTATCGCAGCAGCAATGGTACGGGGGTATCAGGGGGATAATTTGTCGAAAGACAATACTATTCTTTCTTGCGCCAAGCATTTTATCGCTTACGGTGCTGCGCAAGCAGGACGGGATTATCACACGGTGGACATCTCCGAACGAGAATTGCGGGATACCTATCTCCCACCCTTCAAAGCTGCTATTGATGCCGGAGCCGCTACCGTAATGAGTGCATTCAATGAATACGACGGTGTGCCTTGCACGGCAAACAGCTTTCTGATGCGTGACCTGCTAAGAAAGGAGTTGGGATTCAAAGGCTTCGTCGTATCGGATTATACGGCTGTGAAAGAGTTGATAGCGCACGGTGTCGCCGATAATGACAAGGAAGCTGCCTGCTTGGGCATGAATGCAGGTGTGAATATGTGCATGGTAGATAATCTCTATCTTTTCCACGGCGAAAAGCTGGTGAAAGAAGGGGCGGTAAGCGAAGAGACTGTCAACGAGCTATGTGCCGAGATTCTGACGCTGAAGTATAAACTGGGATTGTTCGATAATCCTTATCGTTACGGAAGTGAAGAAAAGGAAAAGAATACGCTGTTCAACGACAGTAACCTGTTTGCAGCCAAAGAACTGGCCAAGAAGTCAATGGTATTGTTACAGAACAAGGATAACGTACTTCCCGTGAAAGAGGGAAAGAAAATTGCCCTTATCGGCCCTTTTGCCAACCACAAACGGGAAATGTTAGGCTCATGGGTGCTTGCTCCCGACCCGAAACGTACCGTCACTTTCCTGGAAGGCTTGGAAAGCAGGTACGGAAAACAGAATATCTACTTCTCCCCCGGCTGCCGGATACACGAGGAGATACCTGACGGATTCAAGGACGCCATATCCCAGGCGCAAAAAGCGGATGTAATTTTCTACACAATGGGACTATCCCAAAAGGAAAGCGGCGAAGCGTCAAGCATGACTTCATTAAAACTGCCGGAAGTGCAGATGCAACTGCTTGAAAGGCTGAAAGCGACCGGAAAGCCGGTTGTTGTCCTGCTTGTGGTAGCGCGTCCCGTAGAGCTTAAAGAGGTGGCGGACAAGGTTTCCTCTCTCCTTCTCACCTGGAATCCCGGCACAATGGCAGGAACGGCATTAGGAGAAGTCGTAAGCGGCGATTACAACCCTTCCGGCAAGCTGACGATGACTTTTCCGCTAGTTACAGGACAAGTCCCCCTCTACTATAACATGAAGAATACGGGTCGCCCGCTAGGTCTGAAATCCATATCAAGCGAGAAGTACAAGTCACGTTATATCGACTGCCCGAATGAACCGCTTTATCCATTCGGATATGGCTTGAGCTATGCTACATTCGAGTACTCGGATATTCAGCCCTCTTCTGTCATTGCCGAAGAAGGTGACAAGCTCCAATTCAGCGTGACCGTCACCAATACCGGCAAAGTAGACGGTGAAGAGGTAGTCCAGCTTTATGTACGCGATATGAAAGGCAGCGTGACACGCCCGGTAAGGGAGTTAAAAGGCTTTAACAAGATTCTAATCAAAGCCGGAGAAAGCCGTAAAGTCTCTTTCACTCTTTCTCCCGAAGAGCTCTCCTTCACGCGCAAGGACATGACTTGGGGACAGGAAAAAGGTGAATACAAGCTATGGATAGGCGGGGACTCCAATGCAAGTCAGGAAGCCTCTTTTACCATTAAATAA
- a CDS encoding RagB/SusD family nutrient uptake outer membrane protein: protein MKNKRIIITAVTTGLIAGFLSSCMDNFLDKPAHNMTPSVSLNDPVKLSSSVYSAILTLGEGQGDAFSTMGEIASDNALRGSILSDAGNVTHNRMYNQFQNFYGIAPSSTNFINDIWTASYKGIDRTNINIRALDSYFDEFMSKYKNGLIAENRVVRAFFYMMLVNTFGEVVILPEEGDITPAEYARLTNDKSVTQLYDYIVEDLHQAVKYIPTKQEWAELYGIDWQGHTHLGSAQGLLAKALLYQAANELYFNHNQEKAEKCYQEIVEIVKAMEDEYPLYGNFEEIFRRAGNYCSESLFEIGTESTANGDTRFAGWRPSQPRSYNGYGRVAPTLNLINQYEKNSTGEIIDARYFGTVLFGVTNPLSGMAHPGNSSPFRKINGDLINGVAFNNKNLLAAGWPNRYSRKAAQEKPVGTSDAPQTNLGGSNLKLLRMGEVLLIGAEAAYHAGEDGLAVRWLNLVRKRANLEDSPATSGTALLEQIWKDKRLEIALEWSNRYYELVRIDKLNPGYMMAAMDAKVNDEFNGIEQHLNNTNGWNAINKPNFPITKENFRTMIPLCNQLEVPRNYTMPIPTAVLSDMLNVKQTQYYR, encoded by the coding sequence ATGAAGAACAAAAGAATCATTATAACCGCTGTAACAACCGGTCTGATTGCCGGATTCTTATCCTCTTGCATGGATAACTTCCTGGATAAACCGGCGCACAACATGACTCCTTCCGTCTCCCTGAACGACCCTGTCAAGCTGAGTTCGTCCGTTTACAGTGCCATACTTACATTAGGCGAAGGACAAGGAGACGCTTTCAGCACCATGGGGGAAATCGCTTCGGACAATGCGTTGAGAGGCTCTATACTAAGCGATGCGGGAAACGTGACGCACAACCGCATGTACAACCAGTTCCAGAATTTTTACGGTATTGCCCCCTCTTCCACCAATTTCATCAATGACATATGGACAGCAAGCTACAAGGGTATCGACCGCACCAATATCAATATCCGTGCATTGGACAGTTACTTCGACGAGTTTATGAGCAAGTACAAGAACGGTCTGATTGCAGAGAACAGAGTGGTGCGTGCTTTCTTCTATATGATGCTGGTCAATACGTTCGGAGAGGTCGTCATCCTGCCCGAAGAGGGAGATATTACCCCTGCCGAGTACGCCAGGCTGACTAATGACAAGTCTGTCACGCAACTCTATGATTATATCGTGGAAGATTTGCACCAGGCTGTGAAGTACATTCCCACCAAACAGGAATGGGCGGAGCTATACGGTATCGACTGGCAAGGACATACGCACTTGGGCTCTGCACAAGGCTTATTGGCAAAGGCCTTGCTTTACCAGGCTGCCAACGAGCTTTATTTCAACCACAACCAGGAAAAAGCGGAGAAATGCTATCAGGAGATAGTGGAGATTGTTAAAGCAATGGAAGATGAGTATCCGCTATACGGCAATTTTGAGGAGATATTCCGGAGAGCAGGCAATTATTGCTCGGAATCCCTTTTCGAGATAGGAACTGAATCTACTGCCAACGGTGACACCCGCTTTGCCGGATGGCGGCCTTCACAACCGAGGTCGTACAATGGATACGGACGTGTAGCCCCTACGCTGAATCTTATCAACCAGTACGAGAAAAACAGCACGGGTGAGATTATTGACGCGCGTTATTTCGGAACGGTTCTGTTCGGCGTTACCAATCCGCTCAGCGGCATGGCGCATCCGGGCAACAGCAGCCCGTTCCGGAAGATAAACGGTGACTTGATTAACGGGGTGGCATTCAATAACAAAAACCTGTTGGCTGCCGGATGGCCGAACCGCTATTCGAGAAAGGCGGCACAAGAAAAACCGGTCGGCACAAGTGATGCCCCACAAACGAACCTGGGCGGGAGTAACCTGAAATTGCTCCGCATGGGTGAAGTATTGCTGATAGGAGCAGAAGCCGCATATCACGCCGGAGAGGACGGACTGGCTGTCAGATGGCTGAACCTCGTGCGGAAACGGGCGAATTTGGAAGATTCTCCGGCAACATCGGGCACAGCGTTACTGGAACAGATATGGAAGGACAAACGTCTCGAAATAGCCCTTGAATGGAGTAATCGGTATTATGAACTGGTGCGTATAGACAAGCTGAATCCGGGGTATATGATGGCAGCTATGGATGCCAAAGTGAACGACGAATTCAACGGCATCGAACAACATCTGAATAATACAAACGGATGGAACGCCATCAACAAGCCCAATTTCCCGATTACCAAGGAGAATTTCAGAACGATGATTCCTCTATGTAATCAACTGGAAGTGCCGCGCAATTATACCATGCCCATTCCTACCGCCGTATTATCGGATATGCTGAATGTGAAACAAACTCAATATTACAGATAA
- a CDS encoding SusC/RagA family TonB-linked outer membrane protein produces the protein MKNNMYFKLMCKTLFTICLLMIAGLSQAQNIEVTGVVLDETGEPLPGVSIQIKGTQRGATSGLNGDFTLKAAPRATLVFSFIGYEKREVELKGRSKLRIQMNPAVNQLDQVEVVVGYGSQRKEDLTGAISTLSGKELSEIPTVNLLDAIGSKIPGMQVLGTSEPGETASVRIRGVGSYNDSEPICVVDGQFMTLDELNAINTSDILSLTVLKDASATAIYGSRGANGVILATTRQGSGEQGITRVNASVNFSLSEMERLLPLANTSQYQQIRNLEYLADNYLNADAVNSIPYPEWQTAGKGTDWQDLANRTALTGNYQFSVSGSTKKANFYAGLGYLHQEGVIEYTDYKRLNAKINASYQLYKNLKIGVNMLFTTDNKGGVEKNVFSLTGKRLPDAPVYNLSSDSDSENDFNGGDNNPYALLHYTHDRYRKTNRFNSNYFLEWKIIQPLQFRTSFSTTYANTEEKIFLPAFMENVEDSNSPYKISRLTHNSANNNSWQLENTLTYNLHKKDHRLTVMGGFTMQYYRTQYANLFATGLPWEAWKNRNLWYVGQGTSVTGADGGSEKSYVSYLGRITYTLKGRYNVIATGRVDGSSSYPKDNRYGFFPSLGLGWTMSEENFLKGIRWMDRLKLRASYGVVGNDKGVSNAQTLYANSINIVTGPNNDIYSTDALRLMYDTTLSWEEMKSFNLGVDFAAFRNLFSVSVDWFYKETSKVMMPLLIQPSKFNVTSNIGTVTNKGLEWNVAYSPKMGKVKGIFTLTGSTVKNNVKKINDNIGGISNAPNRTLEGYPIGSFWGYKAIGVFQNDEQLASLPHINGTRVGELIFEDVNGDKVIDTNDYVYLGSYIPKVQLGFNAKFSYKGFTLMADLTSGLGHKVYNRRTQYRQDAQNFTTAMLDAWHGEGTSYHTPRVFVRGDASSLDSSYFIEDGDYLSIANVQLSYAFPQKLLRKIRMNNARIFLSGANLHTFTKATGYKTQISSTGNANRGGMDDFGLYPDNRTFTIGTSFSF, from the coding sequence ATGAAAAACAATATGTATTTCAAGCTTATGTGCAAGACGCTGTTCACGATTTGCCTACTTATGATAGCAGGCTTGTCGCAAGCGCAGAACATCGAAGTGACCGGAGTGGTGCTGGACGAGACGGGGGAACCGCTTCCCGGAGTATCCATTCAGATAAAAGGAACCCAAAGGGGTGCTACGTCAGGACTGAACGGAGATTTTACTCTCAAAGCAGCCCCGAGGGCCACACTGGTTTTCTCGTTTATCGGTTATGAAAAGCGGGAAGTGGAGCTGAAAGGACGGAGCAAACTCCGTATCCAAATGAATCCGGCTGTCAACCAGTTAGACCAGGTTGAAGTTGTAGTCGGCTACGGCTCGCAACGAAAAGAAGACTTGACCGGAGCTATCTCTACCCTTTCCGGGAAAGAGTTGAGCGAAATCCCGACCGTGAACCTACTCGATGCCATCGGAAGCAAAATCCCCGGAATGCAAGTCTTGGGAACTTCCGAACCAGGCGAGACAGCTTCTGTCAGAATACGCGGCGTAGGCTCTTACAATGACTCGGAACCTATCTGCGTAGTGGACGGGCAGTTTATGACGCTGGATGAGCTGAATGCCATCAATACAAGCGACATTCTGTCTCTCACCGTATTGAAAGATGCTTCTGCCACCGCCATTTACGGTTCGAGGGGAGCCAATGGGGTCATCCTCGCCACTACCCGCCAAGGCTCCGGCGAACAAGGAATCACCCGTGTGAACGCGTCCGTCAACTTCTCGCTTTCCGAAATGGAACGCTTGCTTCCGCTAGCGAATACAAGCCAGTACCAGCAGATACGCAACCTCGAATATCTGGCTGACAACTATCTGAACGCGGATGCCGTCAACTCCATCCCTTACCCCGAATGGCAGACGGCAGGCAAAGGTACCGACTGGCAAGACCTTGCCAACCGGACAGCACTGACGGGAAACTACCAGTTCAGCGTTTCGGGAAGCACGAAAAAAGCCAATTTCTATGCCGGACTGGGGTATCTGCACCAGGAAGGGGTCATAGAATACACCGACTACAAGCGCTTGAACGCAAAAATCAACGCCTCGTACCAGCTTTATAAGAATCTGAAAATCGGCGTGAACATGCTCTTTACCACCGACAACAAGGGCGGAGTGGAGAAAAATGTCTTTTCCCTGACGGGAAAACGCTTACCGGACGCTCCCGTATATAACCTAAGCAGTGACAGCGACAGCGAAAACGACTTCAACGGGGGAGACAACAACCCGTATGCCCTACTGCACTACACGCACGACCGCTACCGGAAGACCAACAGGTTCAACAGCAACTATTTCCTGGAATGGAAAATTATCCAACCGTTGCAATTCAGGACATCATTCTCCACGACTTACGCCAATACCGAGGAAAAGATATTCCTTCCGGCTTTCATGGAAAACGTGGAAGACTCCAACTCACCCTACAAGATTTCGAGACTGACCCACAACAGCGCCAACAACAACTCATGGCAACTGGAGAACACGCTGACCTACAACCTGCACAAGAAAGACCATCGGCTCACGGTTATGGGCGGCTTCACCATGCAATATTACCGTACACAGTATGCCAACCTGTTCGCCACCGGACTGCCGTGGGAAGCCTGGAAGAACCGGAACTTATGGTATGTAGGTCAAGGAACATCCGTGACCGGTGCCGACGGCGGTTCGGAAAAGAGTTATGTGTCCTACCTCGGACGTATCACCTATACCCTGAAAGGACGCTATAACGTGATAGCCACAGGACGCGTGGACGGCTCTTCTTCCTATCCCAAAGACAACCGTTACGGTTTCTTCCCGTCATTAGGGCTCGGCTGGACAATGTCCGAAGAGAATTTCCTGAAGGGCATCCGATGGATGGACAGACTGAAACTCAGAGCGAGCTATGGCGTAGTGGGCAATGACAAGGGCGTAAGCAATGCACAGACACTTTATGCCAACAGCATTAACATTGTCACAGGCCCCAATAATGATATTTATTCGACCGATGCACTAAGATTAATGTATGACACCACCCTGTCTTGGGAAGAAATGAAATCTTTTAATCTCGGCGTTGATTTCGCTGCTTTCCGCAACCTCTTTTCGGTATCGGTAGACTGGTTCTATAAGGAGACATCGAAAGTAATGATGCCATTGCTGATTCAGCCGTCAAAGTTTAATGTGACGAGCAATATCGGAACCGTGACCAACAAGGGACTGGAATGGAACGTTGCCTATTCCCCCAAAATGGGGAAGGTAAAGGGCATATTTACCCTGACAGGCTCTACTGTGAAAAACAACGTGAAGAAGATTAATGATAATATCGGCGGAATCAGCAATGCCCCCAACCGGACACTGGAAGGTTATCCTATCGGAAGTTTCTGGGGATACAAGGCTATCGGAGTCTTTCAGAATGACGAACAGTTGGCAAGCCTGCCGCATATCAACGGAACGCGTGTAGGGGAACTGATATTCGAGGACGTAAACGGTGACAAGGTGATAGATACCAACGACTATGTGTATCTGGGTTCTTATATCCCGAAAGTACAGCTCGGATTCAACGCCAAGTTCTCTTATAAAGGTTTTACACTGATGGCAGACCTTACCAGCGGACTGGGGCATAAAGTCTACAACCGGCGCACCCAATACCGTCAGGATGCACAGAACTTTACGACCGCCATGCTGGATGCCTGGCACGGTGAAGGCACGTCCTATCACACGCCGCGCGTATTTGTCCGCGGAGACGCGTCATCCCTCGACAGCAGTTATTTCATTGAGGACGGAGACTATCTGAGCATAGCCAACGTGCAGCTTTCCTACGCTTTCCCCCAAAAGCTGCTGAGAAAGATTCGTATGAACAACGCACGTATCTTCCTGTCGGGAGCCAACCTGCACACGTTTACCAAAGCAACCGGCTACAAGACGCAAATCAGCTCCACCGGCAACGCCAACAGGGGTGGCATGGACGATTTCGGACTCTATCCCGACAACCGTACCTTTACAATAGGCACTTCCTTTTCATTCTAA
- a CDS encoding sulfatase family protein, with protein sequence MKTVAKNKLLLGAVLPLLPLAGTHAQNKAKESAPNILFIMSDDHAEKAISAYGSEFSRLAPTPNIDRIANEGALFEANYCCNSLSGPSRAAVMSGKHSHANGFMRNGNKFDGSQLLVQKVFQANGYQTALIGKWHLVTKPTGFDYWTILNDQGEYYNPDFITENDTVRVDGYVTDIITEKTMDWLEHRDRSKPFFMMMNHKAVHRNWWPAERHYHLYDNVDFPVPENYFDDYEGREAAKKQKMNIYRDMYEGHDLKMNVAKGSDSLRFDPWKHLNRRMTPEQWKRFNDNYRSKNDSFWEQNPQGKDLAIWKYQRYAREYMATIASLDESIGKMLDYLKKEGLLDNTIIVYCSDQGFYVGEHGWFDKRFMYEESMKMPMMMRFPPKIKAGTHITKLTQNIDFAPTFLEMCGIDVPKEMQGVSFLPLLEGKKTPDWRKYLYYHFYEFPGFHSVHKHYGVKGERYKLMYFYQDKVWELYDLKNDPMEMHNIYGQKGTEKITAELKKELTKLQQQYEVPQRCME encoded by the coding sequence ATGAAAACAGTCGCCAAGAACAAACTATTATTAGGAGCAGTACTTCCCCTGCTCCCGCTTGCCGGAACTCATGCGCAGAATAAAGCGAAGGAGTCCGCCCCCAACATTCTTTTTATCATGTCCGACGACCATGCCGAGAAAGCAATCAGTGCCTATGGTTCCGAATTCTCCCGCCTTGCCCCTACTCCGAACATCGACCGGATAGCCAACGAGGGAGCGCTTTTTGAAGCCAACTACTGCTGCAACTCCCTGTCGGGCCCCAGCCGCGCCGCCGTAATGTCCGGAAAACACAGCCATGCCAACGGCTTTATGCGAAACGGAAACAAATTCGACGGTTCGCAGCTATTGGTACAAAAGGTATTCCAGGCAAACGGATACCAGACTGCCCTTATCGGCAAATGGCATCTCGTCACGAAACCTACCGGATTTGACTACTGGACTATCCTGAATGACCAGGGAGAATATTACAACCCCGACTTTATCACCGAAAACGACACAGTGCGCGTAGACGGGTACGTCACGGACATTATCACCGAAAAAACAATGGACTGGCTGGAACACCGCGACCGGAGCAAACCTTTCTTCATGATGATGAACCACAAGGCCGTACATCGCAACTGGTGGCCTGCCGAGCGTCATTATCACCTATATGATAATGTAGACTTCCCCGTCCCCGAAAACTATTTCGACGACTATGAAGGACGTGAAGCCGCCAAGAAACAGAAGATGAACATCTATCGCGACATGTACGAAGGGCACGACTTGAAGATGAACGTAGCCAAAGGCAGCGATTCCCTGCGGTTCGACCCGTGGAAGCACCTGAACCGGCGAATGACACCCGAACAATGGAAGCGGTTCAACGACAACTACCGTTCGAAAAACGACTCTTTCTGGGAGCAGAACCCGCAAGGGAAAGACCTCGCCATCTGGAAATACCAACGCTACGCACGTGAGTACATGGCAACGATTGCTTCCCTTGACGAGAGCATAGGCAAAATGCTGGATTACTTGAAAAAGGAAGGGTTGCTCGACAACACCATCATCGTATATTGCAGCGACCAGGGATTCTATGTAGGCGAGCACGGATGGTTCGACAAGCGTTTCATGTATGAAGAGTCCATGAAAATGCCGATGATGATGCGTTTCCCCCCGAAAATCAAGGCAGGAACACATATCACGAAGCTGACGCAGAATATCGACTTTGCTCCTACTTTCCTGGAGATGTGCGGTATTGATGTCCCGAAGGAGATGCAGGGCGTGTCTTTCCTGCCGCTGCTGGAAGGCAAAAAGACGCCGGACTGGAGAAAGTACCTGTATTATCATTTCTATGAGTTCCCCGGTTTCCACAGCGTGCACAAGCATTATGGAGTGAAGGGAGAGCGCTACAAGCTGATGTACTTCTACCAGGACAAAGTATGGGAACTCTACGACCTGAAAAATGACCCGATGGAGATGCATAACATCTACGGTCAGAAAGGTACGGAGAAAATAACGGCAGAGCTGAAAAAGGAATTGACGAAGCTGCAACAGCAGTACGAAGTGCCTCAGCGCTGCATGGAATAA
- a CDS encoding fimbrillin family protein yields the protein MRNTYFIPCAVVLATALFIGGCSDDDDDVQDGNKQGITTTEAVIPEPLQWNTDNTIALYAKKADAEKTLFYTEESQVNQATFEAVKKAFPTPQEGDHIRAFYPAGKAKEKANVTGTLLPAPGTDPTDTQNMLTQKGNATTGHLSAFYYMYGVSTYTEGIIQPIEFQPQMSVLTFKIALPEALTPSVVEISTGGKDFIKSVNCNNYPADAANFKLITNESTNKVTLNLKDCETLQELEANLVIFPVDLSGKQFTVSVTDANDEVYTATLEGITFEKGKQHTFETTVAKDEEPEPEPDDDYTQTGEGTAESPWIITTAGQLRAISRDSRESDIAGFAGKYFRLEGDISLDGENWEPVGSNALPFAGILDGNNKTISGMKISTASAARGIGFFAHTQGAQIKNLTIAGNIDITATNAAQTGGLIGQGHSTELSGNIRSEVNITVKNTATGILKTGGIVGEWTNSSRISNGSLSYKGTIKVNNQGDAHTGGIIGGITTSSAMADAKCTVESGSTISTESQTGVVWMGGFLGNSAPSFLTDKLPDTSSQMLGILSAKANGAKDAIICYMVGWSQNAATTKGFSEVFKNNANYTLEGSTVTSASGKAYKNGEEVVVP from the coding sequence ATGAGAAATACCTATTTTATCCCATGTGCCGTCGTACTCGCCACCGCGTTATTTATCGGCGGATGCTCCGATGACGACGATGATGTACAGGACGGAAACAAGCAGGGCATCACCACCACCGAAGCTGTCATCCCCGAACCCCTGCAATGGAATACGGATAATACCATCGCTTTATACGCAAAAAAGGCGGACGCTGAGAAAACGCTCTTCTACACCGAAGAATCGCAAGTGAACCAGGCTACGTTCGAAGCGGTCAAGAAAGCGTTTCCTACCCCGCAGGAAGGCGACCATATCCGTGCATTCTATCCCGCAGGAAAAGCTAAAGAGAAAGCAAATGTAACAGGCACTCTCCTGCCCGCTCCCGGCACCGACCCTACCGACACTCAAAACATGCTTACCCAAAAAGGAAATGCCACAACAGGCCATCTTTCCGCTTTTTATTATATGTACGGTGTCAGCACCTATACAGAGGGTATCATCCAACCGATTGAATTTCAACCGCAAATGTCCGTGTTGACATTCAAAATCGCATTGCCCGAAGCGCTCACTCCTTCGGTTGTGGAAATCAGTACCGGCGGCAAGGATTTTATCAAGTCGGTCAATTGCAATAACTATCCGGCCGATGCCGCAAACTTCAAACTGATAACCAACGAAAGCACTAACAAGGTAACATTGAACCTGAAAGATTGCGAAACTTTGCAGGAGTTGGAAGCAAACCTAGTAATCTTTCCCGTCGATTTGAGCGGCAAGCAGTTTACCGTATCCGTTACGGATGCAAACGATGAAGTTTATACTGCCACCCTGGAAGGTATCACCTTTGAAAAGGGAAAGCAGCACACGTTTGAAACAACCGTAGCCAAAGATGAGGAACCGGAGCCGGAACCAGATGATGACTACACCCAAACGGGAGAAGGAACAGCGGAAAGTCCCTGGATTATCACAACTGCCGGACAACTGCGTGCCATCAGCCGTGATTCGCGGGAAAGCGATATAGCAGGCTTTGCCGGAAAATATTTCAGACTGGAAGGCGATATTTCCCTCGACGGGGAAAATTGGGAACCTGTCGGAAGCAATGCACTCCCTTTCGCCGGTATATTGGATGGTAACAATAAAACAATCAGCGGCATGAAGATTTCCACCGCAAGCGCCGCAAGAGGTATCGGATTCTTCGCTCATACCCAGGGCGCCCAAATAAAGAACCTGACCATCGCAGGCAATATCGACATCACGGCAACGAATGCCGCTCAAACAGGTGGGCTGATAGGACAGGGACATAGCACGGAGTTATCAGGCAATATCCGTTCGGAAGTCAATATCACCGTGAAAAATACAGCAACTGGAATCTTAAAAACCGGTGGAATAGTTGGTGAATGGACAAACAGCTCCCGTATTTCCAACGGCAGTCTGTCCTACAAAGGAACGATAAAAGTGAATAACCAGGGAGATGCCCATACAGGTGGAATCATCGGGGGAATAACCACGAGTTCAGCAATGGCGGACGCGAAATGTACCGTCGAATCCGGCAGCACCATTTCTACCGAATCTCAAACAGGCGTTGTATGGATGGGCGGATTCTTAGGAAACTCTGCTCCAAGCTTCTTAACGGACAAACTTCCCGATACCTCTTCGCAGATGCTAGGAATATTATCAGCGAAAGCAAATGGAGCCAAAGATGCCATCATCTGCTATATGGTGGGATGGAGCCAAAACGCAGCAACTACCAAAGGCTTTAGCGAGGTTTTCAAAAACAATGCTAACTATACTCTGGAAGGCTCTACCGTAACTTCAGCAAGCGGTAAGGCATACAAAAACGGAGAAGAAGTAGTTGTACCGTAA